From the Scophthalmus maximus strain ysfricsl-2021 chromosome 11, ASM2237912v1, whole genome shotgun sequence genome, one window contains:
- the elna gene encoding elastin a isoform X7, whose translation MANRNILWLFCGLFLFALIQPSLQGGVYVPAGAGIGPGGTGTGTGFFPGSTGGVPSGYKPAKAAGGYGGGGHGVGVGPGGFVPGGVGPGGLGIAGQGGKAPKPGYGNLGGGGLGGGGLGGGGLGGGGYGGYGGGTGGFFPGAGQKAAKRGAGGHQLPQGGGGPGGAGTGAALPAGVPVIPQTGLPGGAGGGLGKKASKVPGVGVPGLYQGGLVPGQGFGGRGVLPGVPTGTDLNQKSIAGGGQGGAQVPGNRGYGGQMQPGVFHGYPLKSPKVQGGYGAKPGGGKIPFGYGGFGGGGAGLPGGGSNPGYPVGTGVGAGGISPAQAKAAKYGLGGAGGVGGVGGTGGLYPGQVPGGVGAGGISPAQAKAAKYGLGGVGGVGVGGVGGTGGLYPGQVPGGVGAGGISPAQAKAAKYGLGGVGGVGGVGGTGGLYPGQVPGGVGAGGISPAQAKAAKYGLGGVGGVGGVGGTGGLYPGQVPGGVGAGGISPAQAKAAKYGLGGVGGVGGVGGVGGTGGLYPGQVPGGVGAGGISPAQAKAAKYGLGGVGGVGGVGGTGGLYPGQVPGGYGAGAKAAKYGTVPGGVPGGVPGGVPGGAPIGVPGGVPRLPGFGGYSPAAKAAKYGGTGGQVGTGGQFGIGGQFGTGGQFGRGGQFGTGGQFGTGGQFGNGGQFGNGGQLGTGGYSPAAKAAKYGQGDGGFGGGGNPAVPFLPGYGSLAAGAKPPKYGVAGAGQGGGRVPGSAGQIQPGFGGYGGYGAGAGVKPPKYGALGGLGGGGGLGGGGYPAAAAAAKAAKYGGAGGAGPGLGAGGFGGPGGTGGIIPGAGGQYSAAAKAAKYGGITGVGLAVPGATPATAVGGGPDGSAVVSPGGTGVPGKPAKDAFPAGTPLPDLTAIPANGTAPEVLQPSVAGGILQPHAGTSVGGVGVAAPVAVATGVQQPGGVPTGTGVKAPKPFVPGTGGGYPNGGTYGVPYGAGTGTGAGTRLPIGVGAFPLKPPAVGGTGFGAGIPLAAGSYPGGYSPYHHGYGQGGLTYPSAVGLGGAGGGANAQRPGYGNLGGGGGYQPGAVPVAPGYGGGYPQQYYPGGGLMSNCQQPGGYVPAPLTPQQAKAAKYGPLQGFLGGAGGGRVYVGGAAGCQGKFCGRRK comes from the exons GTTATGGCAATCTAGGAGGTGGTGGTCTTGGAGGTGGAGGTCTTGGAGGTGGTGGTCTTGGAGGAG gtGGTTATGGTGGGTACGGTGGAGGCACTGGGGGCTTTTTCCCTGGAGCTGGACAGAAAGCTGCCAAAAGAG GTGCAGGGGGCCATCAGCTACCACAGGGAG GAGGAGGTCCTGGAGGCGCAGGAACGGGGGCTGCATTGCCTGCTGGAG tacCTGTTATTCCTCAGACAGGCcttccaggaggagctggtggtggcTTGGGAAAGAAAGCTTCCAAAGTGCCAG GTGTGGGTGTGCCTGGACTTTACCAAGGTGGACTGGTGCCAGGACAAG GGTTTGGTGGACGTGGAGTTCTGCCAGGGGTGCCAACGGGCACTGACCTGAATCAGAAATCAA TTGCAGgtggaggacaaggaggagctCAAGTACCAG GAAACCGTGGGTACGGTGGACAGATGCAACCAGGAGTGTTCCACGGATACCCCCTCAAATCCCCCAAGGTGCAAG GTGGATATGGAGCAAAACCTGGAGGAGGGAAAATTCCTTTTG GTTATGGGGGCTTTGGAGGCGGTGGAGCTGGACTTCCAGGAGGAGGTTCAAATCCTGGTTATCCGGTTGGAActg GAGTGGGGGCAGGAGGCATCTCACCTGCTCAAGCTAAAGCTGCCAAATATG GTTTGGGTGGCgctggtggtgttggtggtgttggtggcaCTGGGGGACTGTATCCAGGGCAGGTACCAGGAG GAGTGGGGGCAGGAGGCATCTCACCTGCTCAAGCTAAAGCTGCCAAATATG GTTTGGGTGGcgttggtggtgttggtgttggtggtgttggtggcaCTGGGGGACTGTATCCAGGGCAGGTACCAGGAG GAGTGGGGGCAGGAGGCATCTCACCTGCTCAAGCTAAAGCTGCCAAATATG GTTTGGGTGGcgttggtggtgttggtggtgttggtggcaCTGGGGGACTGTATCCAGGGCAGGTACCAGGAG GAGTGGGGGCAGGAGGCATCTCACCTGCTCAAGCTAAAGCTGCCAAATATG GTTTGGggggtgttggtggtgttggtggtgttggtggcaCTGGGGGACTGTATCCAGGGCAGGTACCAGGAG GAGTGGGGGCAGGAGGCATCTCACCTGCTCAGGCTAAAGCTGCCAAATATG GTTTGGGTGGCGTTGGTGGcgttggtggtgttggtggtgttggtggcaCAGGGGGACTGTATCCAGGGCAGGTACCAGGAG GAGTGGGGGCAGGAGGCATCTCACCTGCTCAAGCTAAAGCTGCCAAATATG GTTtgggtggtgttggtggtgttggtggtgttggtggcaCTGGGGGACTGTATCCAGGGCAGGTACCAGGAG GATATGGGGCTGGGGCGAAGGCTGCTAAATATG GAACAGTACCAGGTGGGGTACCAGGAGGAGTACCAGGAGGAGTACCAGGAGGTGCACCCATTGGAGTACCAGGAGGAGTTCCCAGATTACCAGGGTTTGGTGGATATTCACCAGCAGCCAAAGCCGCTAAATATG gaggaacaggaggacaAGTTGGAACAGGAGGACAATTCGGAATTGGAGGACAATTCGGAACTGGGGGACAatttggaagaggaggacaatTCGGAACTGGTGGACAATTCGGAACAGGAGGACAATTTGGAAATGGAGGACAATTTGGAAATGGAGGACAATTAGGAACAGGGGGATACTCTCCTGCTGCCAAAGCTGCTAAATATG gTCAAGGTGATGGTGGTTTTGGTGGTGGAGGAAATCCTGCAGTCCCATTTCTACCAGGATATGGAT CTTTGGCGGCTGGTGCCAAACCTCCTAAATATG GAGTTGCAGGAGCAGGCCAAGGAGGAGGCAGAGTTCCAGGGTCAGCAGGACAGATACAACCTGGCTTTGGCGGCTATGGAG GCTATGGAGCAGGAGCGGGAGTCAAACCCCCTAAGTATG GGGCACTAGGAGgactgggaggtggaggaggactgggaggtggaggataccctgctgcagctgctgctgctaaagcTGCTAAATATG gaggagcaggaggagcaggaccaggGTTAGGAGCTGGAGGATTTGGAGGAccaggaggaacaggaggaataATACCAGGAGCAGGTGGACAAtactctgctgctgcaaaagCTGCTAAATACG GAGGCATCACCGGAGTCGGACTTGCCGTGCCAGGAGCTACTCCAGCTACAGCTGTCGGGGGTGGTCCAGATGGTTCTGCTGTTGTGTCACCTGGTGGTACAGGTGTTCCAGGAAAACCAG CAAAGGATGCATTTCCCGCTGGAACTCCTCTACCAG ACCTCACAGCTATTCCTGCAAATGGCACGGCCCCCGAGGTCCTGCAGCCCA GCG TCGCTGGTGGAATTCTTCAGCCTCATG ctgGCACGAGTGTtg GTGGAGTGGGTGTTGCAGCACCAGTTGCTG TTGCAACCGGAGTCCAACAACCAGGAG GTGTTCCCACTGGCACAGGTGTCAAAGCACCTAAACCATTTGTACCAG GTACTGGAGGTGGATATCCCAATGGTGGAACATATGGAG ttCCTTATGGTGCAGGTACCGGCACTGGAGCTGGAACTCGACTTCCAATTGGAGTTGGAGCGTTTCCTTTGAAACCTCCAG CTGTGGGTGGAACAGGATTTGGAGCAGGAATCCCACTGGCAGCAGGAAGTTATCCAG GCGGATACAGTCCATATCATCATGGTTATGGACAGG GTGGGTTGACATATCCCTCTGCAGTTGGACTGggaggtgctggtggtggagctAATGCACAGAGACCAG GCTACGGCAAtcttggaggaggaggtggatatCAGCCAG GTGCGGTTCCTGTAGCTCCTGGTTATGGAGGAGGTTACCCCCAGCAGTACTACCCAG GAGGAGGATTAATGTCCAACTGCCAGCAGCCAG GTGGATATGTACCAGCCCCTCTGACTCCTCAACAAG CCAAAGCAGCCAAGTACGGCCCACTGCAGGGCTTCCTcggtggagcaggaggaggaagagtctaTGTAG gtggagctgcaggaTGCCAGGGCAAATTCTGCgggaggaggaagtag
- the elna gene encoding elastin a isoform X10, with the protein MANRNILWLFCGLFLFALIQPSLQGGVYVPAGAGIGPGGTGTGTGFFPGSTGGVPSGYKPAKAAGGYGGGGHGVGVGPGGFVPGGVGPGGLGIAGQGGKAPKPGYGNLGGGGLGGGGLGGGGLGGGGYGGYGGGTGGFFPGAGQKAAKRGAGGHQLPQGGGGPGGAGTGAALPAGVPVIPQTGLPGGAGGGLGKKASKVPGVGVPGLYQGGLVPGQGFGGRGVLPGVPTGTDLNQKSIAGGGQGGAQVPGNRGYGGQMQPGVFHGYPLKSPKVQGGYGAKPGGGKIPFGYGGFGGGGAGLPGGGSNPGYPVGTGVGAGGISPAQAKAAKYGLGGVGGVGVGGVGGTGGLYPGQVPGGVGAGGISPAQAKAAKYGLGGVGGVGGVGGTGGLYPGQVPGGVGAGGISPAQAKAAKYGLGGVGGVGGVGGTGGLYPGQVPGGVGAGGISPAQAKAAKYGLGGVGGVGGVGGVGGTGGLYPGQVPGGVGAGGISPAQAKAAKYGLGGVGGVGGVGGTGGLYPGQVPGGLGVVGGVGGAGGGGTGGLYPGQVPGGYGAGAKAAKYGTVPGGVPGGVPGGVPGGAPIGVPGGVPRLPGFGGYSPAAKAAKYGGTGGQVGTGGQFGIGGQFGTGGQFGRGGQFGTGGQFGTGGQFGNGGQFGNGGQLGTGGYSPAAKAAKYGQGDGGFGGGGNPAVPFLPGYGSLAAGAKPPKYGVAGAGQGGGRVPGSAGQIQPGFGGYGGYGAGAGVKPPKYGALGGLGGGGGLGGGGYPAAAAAAKAAKYGGAGGAGPGLGAGGFGGPGGTGGIIPGAGGQYSAAAKAAKYGGITGVGLAVPGATPATAVGGGPDGSAVVSPGGTGVPGKPAKDAFPAGTPLPDLTAIPANGTAPEVLQPSVAGGILQPHAGTSVGGVGVAAPVAVATGVQQPGGVPTGTGVKAPKPFVPGTGGGYPNGGTYGVPYGAGTGTGAGTRLPIGVGAFPLKPPAVGGTGFGAGIPLAAGSYPGGYSPYHHGYGQGGLTYPSAVGLGGAGGGANAQRPGYGNLGGGGGYQPGAVPVAPGYGGGYPQQYYPGGGLMSNCQQPGGYVPAPLTPQQAKAAKYGPLQGFLGGAGGGRVYVGGAAGCQGKFCGRRK; encoded by the exons GTTATGGCAATCTAGGAGGTGGTGGTCTTGGAGGTGGAGGTCTTGGAGGTGGTGGTCTTGGAGGAG gtGGTTATGGTGGGTACGGTGGAGGCACTGGGGGCTTTTTCCCTGGAGCTGGACAGAAAGCTGCCAAAAGAG GTGCAGGGGGCCATCAGCTACCACAGGGAG GAGGAGGTCCTGGAGGCGCAGGAACGGGGGCTGCATTGCCTGCTGGAG tacCTGTTATTCCTCAGACAGGCcttccaggaggagctggtggtggcTTGGGAAAGAAAGCTTCCAAAGTGCCAG GTGTGGGTGTGCCTGGACTTTACCAAGGTGGACTGGTGCCAGGACAAG GGTTTGGTGGACGTGGAGTTCTGCCAGGGGTGCCAACGGGCACTGACCTGAATCAGAAATCAA TTGCAGgtggaggacaaggaggagctCAAGTACCAG GAAACCGTGGGTACGGTGGACAGATGCAACCAGGAGTGTTCCACGGATACCCCCTCAAATCCCCCAAGGTGCAAG GTGGATATGGAGCAAAACCTGGAGGAGGGAAAATTCCTTTTG GTTATGGGGGCTTTGGAGGCGGTGGAGCTGGACTTCCAGGAGGAGGTTCAAATCCTGGTTATCCGGTTGGAActg GAGTGGGGGCAGGAGGCATCTCACCTGCTCAAGCTAAAGCTGCCAAATATG GTTTGGGTGGcgttggtggtgttggtgttggtggtgttggtggcaCTGGGGGACTGTATCCAGGGCAGGTACCAGGAG GAGTGGGGGCAGGAGGCATCTCACCTGCTCAAGCTAAAGCTGCCAAATATG GTTTGGGTGGcgttggtggtgttggtggtgttggtggcaCTGGGGGACTGTATCCAGGGCAGGTACCAGGAG GAGTGGGGGCAGGAGGCATCTCACCTGCTCAAGCTAAAGCTGCCAAATATG GTTTGGggggtgttggtggtgttggtggtgttggtggcaCTGGGGGACTGTATCCAGGGCAGGTACCAGGAG GAGTGGGGGCAGGAGGCATCTCACCTGCTCAGGCTAAAGCTGCCAAATATG GTTTGGGTGGCGTTGGTGGcgttggtggtgttggtggtgttggtggcaCAGGGGGACTGTATCCAGGGCAGGTACCAGGAG GAGTGGGGGCAGGAGGCATCTCACCTGCTCAAGCTAAAGCTGCCAAATATG GTTtgggtggtgttggtggtgttggtggtgttggtggcaCTGGGGGACTGTATCCAGGGCAGGTACCAGGAG GTTTGGGTGTcgttggtggtgttggtggtgctggtggtggtggcacTGGGGGACTGTATCCAGGGCAGGTACCAGGAG GATATGGGGCTGGGGCGAAGGCTGCTAAATATG GAACAGTACCAGGTGGGGTACCAGGAGGAGTACCAGGAGGAGTACCAGGAGGTGCACCCATTGGAGTACCAGGAGGAGTTCCCAGATTACCAGGGTTTGGTGGATATTCACCAGCAGCCAAAGCCGCTAAATATG gaggaacaggaggacaAGTTGGAACAGGAGGACAATTCGGAATTGGAGGACAATTCGGAACTGGGGGACAatttggaagaggaggacaatTCGGAACTGGTGGACAATTCGGAACAGGAGGACAATTTGGAAATGGAGGACAATTTGGAAATGGAGGACAATTAGGAACAGGGGGATACTCTCCTGCTGCCAAAGCTGCTAAATATG gTCAAGGTGATGGTGGTTTTGGTGGTGGAGGAAATCCTGCAGTCCCATTTCTACCAGGATATGGAT CTTTGGCGGCTGGTGCCAAACCTCCTAAATATG GAGTTGCAGGAGCAGGCCAAGGAGGAGGCAGAGTTCCAGGGTCAGCAGGACAGATACAACCTGGCTTTGGCGGCTATGGAG GCTATGGAGCAGGAGCGGGAGTCAAACCCCCTAAGTATG GGGCACTAGGAGgactgggaggtggaggaggactgggaggtggaggataccctgctgcagctgctgctgctaaagcTGCTAAATATG gaggagcaggaggagcaggaccaggGTTAGGAGCTGGAGGATTTGGAGGAccaggaggaacaggaggaataATACCAGGAGCAGGTGGACAAtactctgctgctgcaaaagCTGCTAAATACG GAGGCATCACCGGAGTCGGACTTGCCGTGCCAGGAGCTACTCCAGCTACAGCTGTCGGGGGTGGTCCAGATGGTTCTGCTGTTGTGTCACCTGGTGGTACAGGTGTTCCAGGAAAACCAG CAAAGGATGCATTTCCCGCTGGAACTCCTCTACCAG ACCTCACAGCTATTCCTGCAAATGGCACGGCCCCCGAGGTCCTGCAGCCCA GCG TCGCTGGTGGAATTCTTCAGCCTCATG ctgGCACGAGTGTtg GTGGAGTGGGTGTTGCAGCACCAGTTGCTG TTGCAACCGGAGTCCAACAACCAGGAG GTGTTCCCACTGGCACAGGTGTCAAAGCACCTAAACCATTTGTACCAG GTACTGGAGGTGGATATCCCAATGGTGGAACATATGGAG ttCCTTATGGTGCAGGTACCGGCACTGGAGCTGGAACTCGACTTCCAATTGGAGTTGGAGCGTTTCCTTTGAAACCTCCAG CTGTGGGTGGAACAGGATTTGGAGCAGGAATCCCACTGGCAGCAGGAAGTTATCCAG GCGGATACAGTCCATATCATCATGGTTATGGACAGG GTGGGTTGACATATCCCTCTGCAGTTGGACTGggaggtgctggtggtggagctAATGCACAGAGACCAG GCTACGGCAAtcttggaggaggaggtggatatCAGCCAG GTGCGGTTCCTGTAGCTCCTGGTTATGGAGGAGGTTACCCCCAGCAGTACTACCCAG GAGGAGGATTAATGTCCAACTGCCAGCAGCCAG GTGGATATGTACCAGCCCCTCTGACTCCTCAACAAG CCAAAGCAGCCAAGTACGGCCCACTGCAGGGCTTCCTcggtggagcaggaggaggaagagtctaTGTAG gtggagctgcaggaTGCCAGGGCAAATTCTGCgggaggaggaagtag
- the elna gene encoding elastin a isoform X2, which produces MANRNILWLFCGLFLFALIQPSLQGGVYVPAGAGIGPGGTGTGTGFFPGSTGGVPSGYKPAKAAGYGGGGHGVGVGPGGFVPGGVGPGGLGIAGQGGKAPKPGYGNLGGGGLGGGGLGGGGLGGGGYGGYGGGTGGFFPGAGQKAAKRGAGGHQLPQGGGGPGGAGTGAALPAGVPVIPQTGLPGGAGGGLGKKASKVPGVGVPGLYQGGLVPGQGFGGRGVLPGVPTGTDLNQKSIAGGGQGGAQVPGNRGYGGQMQPGVFHGYPLKSPKVQGGYGAKPGGGKIPFGYGGFGGGGAGLPGGGSNPGYPVGTGVGAGGISPAQAKAAKYGLGGAGGVGGVGGTGGLYPGQVPGGVGAGGISPAQAKAAKYGLGGVGGVGVGGVGGTGGLYPGQVPGGVGAGGISPAQAKAAKYGLGGVGGVGGVGGTGGLYPGQVPGGVGAGGISPAQAKAAKYGLGGVGGVGGVGGTGGLYPGQVPGGVGAGGISPAQAKAAKYGLGGVGGVGGVGGVGGTGGLYPGQVPGGVGAGGISPAQAKAAKYGLGGVGGVGGVGGTGGLYPGQVPGGLGVVGGVGGAGGGGTGGLYPGQVPGGYGAGAKAAKYGTVPGGVPGGVPGGVPGGAPIGVPGGVPRLPGFGGYSPAAKAAKYGGTGGQVGTGGQFGIGGQFGTGGQFGRGGQFGTGGQFGTGGQFGNGGQFGNGGQLGTGGYSPAAKAAKYGQGDGGFGGGGNPAVPFLPGYGSLAAGAKPPKYGVAGAGQGGGRVPGSAGQIQPGFGGYGGYGAGAGVKPPKYGALGGLGGGGGLGGGGYPAAAAAAKAAKYGGAGGAGPGLGAGGFGGPGGTGGIIPGAGGQYSAAAKAAKYGGITGVGLAVPGATPATAVGGGPDGSAVVSPGGTGVPGKPAKDAFPAGTPLPDLTAIPANGTAPEVLQPSVAGGILQPHAGTSVGGVGVAAPVAVATGVQQPGGVPTGTGVKAPKPFVPGTGGGYPNGGTYGVPYGAGTGTGAGTRLPIGVGAFPLKPPAVGGTGFGAGIPLAAGSYPGGYSPYHHGYGQGGLTYPSAVGLGGAGGGANAQRPGYGNLGGGGGYQPGAVPVAPGYGGGYPQQYYPGGGLMSNCQQPGGYVPAPLTPQQAKAAKYGPLQGFLGGAGGGRVYVGGAAGCQGKFCGRRK; this is translated from the exons GTTATGGCAATCTAGGAGGTGGTGGTCTTGGAGGTGGAGGTCTTGGAGGTGGTGGTCTTGGAGGAG gtGGTTATGGTGGGTACGGTGGAGGCACTGGGGGCTTTTTCCCTGGAGCTGGACAGAAAGCTGCCAAAAGAG GTGCAGGGGGCCATCAGCTACCACAGGGAG GAGGAGGTCCTGGAGGCGCAGGAACGGGGGCTGCATTGCCTGCTGGAG tacCTGTTATTCCTCAGACAGGCcttccaggaggagctggtggtggcTTGGGAAAGAAAGCTTCCAAAGTGCCAG GTGTGGGTGTGCCTGGACTTTACCAAGGTGGACTGGTGCCAGGACAAG GGTTTGGTGGACGTGGAGTTCTGCCAGGGGTGCCAACGGGCACTGACCTGAATCAGAAATCAA TTGCAGgtggaggacaaggaggagctCAAGTACCAG GAAACCGTGGGTACGGTGGACAGATGCAACCAGGAGTGTTCCACGGATACCCCCTCAAATCCCCCAAGGTGCAAG GTGGATATGGAGCAAAACCTGGAGGAGGGAAAATTCCTTTTG GTTATGGGGGCTTTGGAGGCGGTGGAGCTGGACTTCCAGGAGGAGGTTCAAATCCTGGTTATCCGGTTGGAActg GAGTGGGGGCAGGAGGCATCTCACCTGCTCAAGCTAAAGCTGCCAAATATG GTTTGGGTGGCgctggtggtgttggtggtgttggtggcaCTGGGGGACTGTATCCAGGGCAGGTACCAGGAG GAGTGGGGGCAGGAGGCATCTCACCTGCTCAAGCTAAAGCTGCCAAATATG GTTTGGGTGGcgttggtggtgttggtgttggtggtgttggtggcaCTGGGGGACTGTATCCAGGGCAGGTACCAGGAG GAGTGGGGGCAGGAGGCATCTCACCTGCTCAAGCTAAAGCTGCCAAATATG GTTTGGGTGGcgttggtggtgttggtggtgttggtggcaCTGGGGGACTGTATCCAGGGCAGGTACCAGGAG GAGTGGGGGCAGGAGGCATCTCACCTGCTCAAGCTAAAGCTGCCAAATATG GTTTGGggggtgttggtggtgttggtggtgttggtggcaCTGGGGGACTGTATCCAGGGCAGGTACCAGGAG GAGTGGGGGCAGGAGGCATCTCACCTGCTCAGGCTAAAGCTGCCAAATATG GTTTGGGTGGCGTTGGTGGcgttggtggtgttggtggtgttggtggcaCAGGGGGACTGTATCCAGGGCAGGTACCAGGAG GAGTGGGGGCAGGAGGCATCTCACCTGCTCAAGCTAAAGCTGCCAAATATG GTTtgggtggtgttggtggtgttggtggtgttggtggcaCTGGGGGACTGTATCCAGGGCAGGTACCAGGAG GTTTGGGTGTcgttggtggtgttggtggtgctggtggtggtggcacTGGGGGACTGTATCCAGGGCAGGTACCAGGAG GATATGGGGCTGGGGCGAAGGCTGCTAAATATG GAACAGTACCAGGTGGGGTACCAGGAGGAGTACCAGGAGGAGTACCAGGAGGTGCACCCATTGGAGTACCAGGAGGAGTTCCCAGATTACCAGGGTTTGGTGGATATTCACCAGCAGCCAAAGCCGCTAAATATG gaggaacaggaggacaAGTTGGAACAGGAGGACAATTCGGAATTGGAGGACAATTCGGAACTGGGGGACAatttggaagaggaggacaatTCGGAACTGGTGGACAATTCGGAACAGGAGGACAATTTGGAAATGGAGGACAATTTGGAAATGGAGGACAATTAGGAACAGGGGGATACTCTCCTGCTGCCAAAGCTGCTAAATATG gTCAAGGTGATGGTGGTTTTGGTGGTGGAGGAAATCCTGCAGTCCCATTTCTACCAGGATATGGAT CTTTGGCGGCTGGTGCCAAACCTCCTAAATATG GAGTTGCAGGAGCAGGCCAAGGAGGAGGCAGAGTTCCAGGGTCAGCAGGACAGATACAACCTGGCTTTGGCGGCTATGGAG GCTATGGAGCAGGAGCGGGAGTCAAACCCCCTAAGTATG GGGCACTAGGAGgactgggaggtggaggaggactgggaggtggaggataccctgctgcagctgctgctgctaaagcTGCTAAATATG gaggagcaggaggagcaggaccaggGTTAGGAGCTGGAGGATTTGGAGGAccaggaggaacaggaggaataATACCAGGAGCAGGTGGACAAtactctgctgctgcaaaagCTGCTAAATACG GAGGCATCACCGGAGTCGGACTTGCCGTGCCAGGAGCTACTCCAGCTACAGCTGTCGGGGGTGGTCCAGATGGTTCTGCTGTTGTGTCACCTGGTGGTACAGGTGTTCCAGGAAAACCAG CAAAGGATGCATTTCCCGCTGGAACTCCTCTACCAG ACCTCACAGCTATTCCTGCAAATGGCACGGCCCCCGAGGTCCTGCAGCCCA GCG TCGCTGGTGGAATTCTTCAGCCTCATG ctgGCACGAGTGTtg GTGGAGTGGGTGTTGCAGCACCAGTTGCTG TTGCAACCGGAGTCCAACAACCAGGAG GTGTTCCCACTGGCACAGGTGTCAAAGCACCTAAACCATTTGTACCAG GTACTGGAGGTGGATATCCCAATGGTGGAACATATGGAG ttCCTTATGGTGCAGGTACCGGCACTGGAGCTGGAACTCGACTTCCAATTGGAGTTGGAGCGTTTCCTTTGAAACCTCCAG CTGTGGGTGGAACAGGATTTGGAGCAGGAATCCCACTGGCAGCAGGAAGTTATCCAG GCGGATACAGTCCATATCATCATGGTTATGGACAGG GTGGGTTGACATATCCCTCTGCAGTTGGACTGggaggtgctggtggtggagctAATGCACAGAGACCAG GCTACGGCAAtcttggaggaggaggtggatatCAGCCAG GTGCGGTTCCTGTAGCTCCTGGTTATGGAGGAGGTTACCCCCAGCAGTACTACCCAG GAGGAGGATTAATGTCCAACTGCCAGCAGCCAG GTGGATATGTACCAGCCCCTCTGACTCCTCAACAAG CCAAAGCAGCCAAGTACGGCCCACTGCAGGGCTTCCTcggtggagcaggaggaggaagagtctaTGTAG gtggagctgcaggaTGCCAGGGCAAATTCTGCgggaggaggaagtag